From Monomorium pharaonis isolate MP-MQ-018 chromosome 9, ASM1337386v2, whole genome shotgun sequence, the proteins below share one genomic window:
- the LOC105836723 gene encoding ATP-binding cassette sub-family F member 2 produces the protein MPSDAKKKQQQKKKEAAKARQSGKKPQSNNQTRAAEDGKEQSPTLGENLQNGTNGTAISAEEALCLKLEEDARLNAEARSCTGSLASHPRSRDIKISNFSITFHGCELLQDTMLELNCGRRYGLLGLNGSGKSTLLAVLGNREVPIPEQIDIFHLTREMPASNKTALECVMEVDEERVRLEKLAEELVDCDEEDAQEQLMDVYERLDDMAADTAEARAAHILHGLGFTAKMQKTPTKDFSGGWRMRIALARALYVKPHLLLLDEPTNHLDLDACVWLEEELKTYKRILVIISHSQDFLNGICTNIIHVNKKQLKYYTGNYEAFVKTRMELLENQAKQYNWEQDQIAHMKNYIARFGHGSAKLARQAQSKEKTLAKMVAQGLTEKVVNDKVLNFYFPSCGTIPPPVIMVQNVSFRYNEDAPWIYKNLEFGIDLDTRIALVGPNGAGKSTLLKLLYGDLVPTSGMIRKNSHLRISRYHQHLHELLDLDISPLDYMLKAFPEVKEREEMRKIIGRYGLTGRQQVCPIRQLSDGQRCRVVFAWLAWQVPHLLLLDEPTNHLDMETIDALADAINDFDGGMVLVSHDFRLINQVAEEIWVCENGAVTKWSGNILDYKEHLKDKVLSDNQKRQKDLANRGK, from the exons ATGCCGTCCGACGCGAAGAAGAAGCAGCAGCAGAAGAAGAAGGAGGCCGCGAAGGCGAGGCAGTCCGGCAAGAAGCCGCAGAGCAATAATCAGACGCGGGCGGCCGAGGATGGCAAGGAGCAGAGCCCGACGCTGGGGGAGAACTTGCAGAACGGCACCAACGGCACGGCTATTAGCGCCGAAG AGGCATTGTGTCTGAAATTGGAGGAAGACGCCAGATTGAATGCAGAGGCACGTTCGTGCACAGGCTCGCTGGCCTCCCATCCGCGCAGCCGGGACATAAAGATATCTAACTTTTCTATTACTTTCCATGGCTGTGAACTGCTGCAAGACACTATGTTGGAGTTGAATTGTGGTAGACGTTATGGTTTATTAGGTCTAAATGGCTCTGGGAAGTCTACGTTGTTGGCGGTGCTAGGTAATCGTGAAGTTCCTATCCCGGAgcaaatagatatttttcatttgacCAGAGAAATGCCGGCGAGCAATAAAACAGCACTGGAATGCGTAATGGAGGTTGATGAGGAGCGTGTGCGATTAGAGAAACTTGCCGAAGAGTTAGTAGACTGTGATGAGGAAGATGCTCAG GAACAACTTATGGATGTGTATGAAAGATTAGACGATATGGCCGCCGATACGGCAGAGGCTCGTGCTGCCCATATTTTACATGGTTTGGGTTTTACtgcaaaaatgcaaaaaactcCTACCAAAGACTTCTCAGGGGGTTGGCGGATGCGCATAGCTCTTGCTag agCACTATATGTAAAACCACATTTGTTGTTGCTCGACGAACCAACCAATCATCTCGATCTCGATGCTTGCGTATGGTTAGAAGAAGAACTCAAAACTTATAAACGAATTCTCGTTATAATCTCTCACTCCCAAGATTTCCTGAATGGTATTTGCACCAATATCATCCATGTCAATAAAAAGCAATTGAAATACTACACCGGTAATTACGAGGCGTTTGTGAAAACAAG aatgGAATTACTTGAAAATCAGGCAAAACAATATAACTGGGAACAAGATCAGATCGCacacatgaaaaattatatcgcgCGATTTGGTCATGGCTCAGCAAAATTAGCCAGGCAGGCTCAATCGAAGGAAAAAACTTTGGCGAAAATGGTAGCACAAGGTTTAACTGAAAAGGTTGTTAATGACAAAGTACTGAATTTCTATTTTCCTTCATGCGGAACAATTCCGCCACCGGTTATTATGGTTCAGAACGTCAGTTTTCGTTACAATGAAGACGCGCCTTGGATTTACAAGAATCTGGAATTTGGAATTGATTTAGACACCAGAATCGCATTGGTTGGACCAAACGGGGCGGGAAAGAGCACTTTACTGAAGCTGCTGTATGGTGAT TTAGTACCGACCAGCGGCATGATTCGTAAGAACAGCCATCTCCGAATTAGTAGATACCATCAACACTTGCATGAGTTGCTGGACTTGGATATATCGCCTCTCGATTACATGTTGAAGGCTTTTCCCGAAGTGAAAGAGCGCGAAGAAATGCGGAAGATTATTGGCCGTTACGGACTAACTGGGCGTCAGCAA GTTTGTCCTATTCGTCAACTGTCCGATGGTCAACGTTGTCGCGTTGTGTTCGCCTGGCTGGCTTGGCAAGTGCCTCATCTGTTGTTGCTCGACGAACCTACCAATCACTTGGACATGGAAACGATCGATGCACTCGCTGACGCTATCAATGACTTTGACGGTGGCATGGTTCTTGTATCGCATGACTTCAGATTGATCAATCAG GTCGCTGAAGAGATCTGGGTGTGCGAGAATGGAGCGGTTACAAAATGGAGTGGCAACATTTTAGATTACAAGGAACACCTCAAGGACAAGGTTTTGTCCGACAACCAAAAACGACAGAAGGACTTGGCGAATCGAGGAAAATAA